In Kangiella koreensis DSM 16069, a single window of DNA contains:
- the pheA gene encoding prephenate dehydratase, with translation MNKPEVDLKQLRKAISSLDSELLSIFAQRRQLSLQVAAYKFDNSGQIRDEGREKKLLTQLVDKGLEFGIAPNTTLTLFHSIIEDSVRSQYDFFLEQEKGQGLHTVKVAVLGEPESYSHIALKNHFSTKKQRLETVHCHSFMQIFKEVDNGSVDLGIVPIENTTSGNITEIYDLLTEHHLKIVGEEKLKVRHCLVGTEQASLETLKDVYSHPQAIAQCKKFFLDHPHIQSHFRSSSSSAIKLVAEYQNPSIGAIASEQAAEQSGLKVLSYAINNYQENYTRFLLIAKQAITVPSVIPAKTTLALETGQQPGALLDCLQILKNHRINMSKLESRPIPTQPWHERFYIDLEGNASDSNVLNALDELEKVAHKLECLGCYAKHDVVATKLDTSIIEHSEQDQ, from the coding sequence ATGAACAAACCAGAAGTCGATCTAAAACAACTTCGCAAGGCGATAAGCAGTCTTGATTCAGAGCTACTTAGTATATTTGCACAGAGGCGCCAACTAAGCCTGCAAGTTGCAGCCTATAAATTCGACAACAGTGGACAAATACGGGATGAAGGAAGAGAAAAGAAACTGCTTACCCAACTGGTCGATAAAGGACTAGAGTTTGGAATCGCACCGAACACTACCCTAACCCTGTTTCACAGCATTATTGAAGACTCGGTACGCAGTCAGTATGACTTCTTTTTAGAACAAGAAAAGGGACAAGGATTACATACAGTAAAGGTTGCAGTTTTGGGAGAGCCTGAATCCTACAGCCACATTGCGTTAAAAAATCATTTCTCCACCAAAAAGCAAAGACTTGAAACTGTGCATTGCCACTCCTTCATGCAAATATTCAAGGAAGTGGACAATGGGTCTGTGGATCTGGGTATCGTGCCAATCGAAAACACCACCTCAGGAAACATTACCGAAATCTACGACCTGCTTACAGAGCATCACCTTAAAATAGTCGGTGAAGAAAAACTAAAAGTCCGTCATTGCCTCGTAGGCACTGAGCAAGCTTCTCTCGAAACATTGAAAGATGTCTATTCACATCCTCAAGCCATCGCTCAATGCAAAAAATTCTTCCTTGATCACCCACATATTCAAAGTCATTTTCGCAGCAGTTCCAGCTCGGCGATCAAACTGGTAGCCGAATACCAGAACCCAAGCATTGGCGCCATTGCCAGCGAACAAGCAGCCGAACAATCGGGACTGAAAGTTTTGTCATATGCCATCAATAACTACCAGGAAAACTATACACGGTTCTTACTAATTGCTAAGCAAGCTATAACTGTTCCATCGGTGATACCCGCCAAAACCACTTTAGCTTTGGAAACTGGACAACAACCCGGCGCCCTGCTCGATTGCCTGCAGATCCTGAAAAATCATCGGATCAATATGAGCAAACTGGAATCGAGGCCAATCCCAACCCAACCTTGGCATGAGCGGTTCTACATTGACCTGGAGGGTAATGCTTCAGATAGCAACGTATTAAATGCCTTAGACGAACTTGAGAAAGTAGCCCACAAACTTGAGTGTTTAGGTTGTTACGCAAAACATGACGTTGTCGCAACCAAACTCGATACATCCATTATTGAACACTCGGAGCAAGACCAATGA
- a CDS encoding 3-deoxy-7-phosphoheptulonate synthase encodes MKSAKVENANIERLDLLTPPQQLKHQLPLSGQAKSTVVNSRSIIQNILNGEDKRLMVISGPCSIHDIDSAKEYATRLYRLHQEFSDKLFIIMRVYFEKPRTNVGWKGLINDPELDGSNNINLGLRKARSLLLWLAELGLPVATEALDPITPQYISDLISWSAIGARTTESQTHREMASGLSMPVGFKNSTDGSLDSAVNAILAASSPHSFIGIDNSGQSALLHTRGNPDCHIILRGGAKPNYDQQSVAKCVDKLQQKKLNTAVIIDCSHGNSNKDFNNQPKVMQDVVKQITTGNHHIKGLMLESHLKQGNQSLGANLTYGQSITDSCISWDVTEKLLKDTFNSLS; translated from the coding sequence ATCAAATCCGCTAAAGTTGAGAACGCTAATATTGAACGGCTAGATTTACTTACTCCACCACAGCAACTCAAACACCAACTGCCTCTTTCGGGACAGGCCAAAAGTACGGTCGTAAATAGTCGTTCAATTATTCAGAATATTTTAAACGGCGAAGACAAAAGGCTAATGGTGATTAGTGGTCCTTGCTCTATTCATGACATTGACAGTGCAAAAGAATACGCAACACGTCTGTATCGACTCCACCAGGAATTTAGCGATAAGCTTTTCATCATCATGCGAGTGTATTTCGAAAAACCTAGAACCAATGTCGGTTGGAAAGGGTTAATCAATGACCCTGAACTAGATGGTAGCAACAATATCAACTTAGGTCTGCGCAAGGCTCGCTCTTTATTGCTCTGGTTAGCGGAATTAGGGCTTCCTGTTGCCACAGAAGCACTCGATCCCATCACTCCGCAATACATTTCCGATCTCATCAGCTGGTCGGCCATTGGCGCGCGTACCACAGAGTCGCAAACCCATCGTGAAATGGCCTCAGGCTTATCCATGCCAGTAGGCTTTAAAAACAGTACTGACGGTTCGCTTGATTCAGCCGTCAATGCCATTCTGGCCGCATCTTCCCCACACAGTTTTATTGGCATTGATAATAGTGGTCAAAGCGCCCTGCTTCATACCCGAGGAAATCCTGACTGCCATATCATTCTACGTGGTGGAGCTAAGCCAAACTATGATCAACAAAGTGTGGCTAAGTGTGTTGATAAATTACAGCAAAAAAAACTGAACACAGCAGTCATTATTGATTGCAGTCACGGCAACTCAAATAAAGATTTCAACAATCAACCAAAGGTTATGCAGGATGTGGTTAAACAGATCACAACCGGTAATCATCATATTAAAGGCCTCATGCTGGAGAGTCATTTAAAACAAGGTAATCAATCGCTGGGCGCGAATTTAACCTACGGACAGTCGATTACGGATAGCTGCATTAGCTGGGATGTAACAGAGAAATTGTTAAAAGATACTTTTAATAGCTTGAGTTAA
- the arfB gene encoding alternative ribosome rescue aminoacyl-tRNA hydrolase ArfB: MPLVISNNVVLADSEIDLTAIRAQGAGGQNVNKVASAIHLRFDINASSLPEFYKTELLALNDNRITQDGVVVIKAQKHRTQERNRDDALSRLRILIQSVAKPKKKRIKTKPSKAAKKRRLDKKTQHGQKKSMRKKPQI, encoded by the coding sequence ATGCCATTGGTTATTTCCAACAATGTTGTTCTTGCGGATTCTGAAATTGATTTAACGGCTATCCGTGCGCAGGGTGCGGGTGGTCAAAACGTCAACAAAGTCGCCAGTGCGATTCATTTGCGCTTTGATATTAACGCTTCCTCATTGCCTGAGTTTTATAAAACCGAACTGTTAGCGCTCAATGACAACCGTATTACCCAAGACGGGGTGGTGGTCATTAAAGCGCAGAAACATCGTACTCAGGAGCGTAATCGTGATGATGCTTTGTCACGTTTGCGTATTCTGATTCAGTCAGTTGCCAAGCCCAAGAAAAAGCGGATTAAAACTAAGCCATCCAAAGCGGCAAAAAAACGACGTCTTGATAAAAAAACACAACACGGACAAAAGAAATCAATGCGCAAGAAACCGCAAATTTAA
- the trhO gene encoding oxygen-dependent tRNA uridine(34) hydroxylase TrhO, translating to MYKFVTLEDFEAIRQPLLDVMLDNDIKGTLLLAKEGINGTVAGTRKAIDTLLAWFKHDERLADIDYKESYDEAMPFYRTKVKLKKEIVTMGVEGIDPKRVVGTYVKPEDWNALISDPEVVLVDTRNDYEVQIGTFKGALNPNTETFREFPEYVKQNLDPNKHKKVAMFCTGGIRCEKSTAYLKEQGFESVFHLEGGILKYLEEVPKDETLWEGECFVFDNRVAVDHDLKKGQYDQCHACRMPITAEEMQHEKYEKGVSCPHCYDQQTPEQRQRYAERERQVQLAKARGEEHIGSEVLTAIAKRRQQKKRVREMQKQKAKR from the coding sequence ATGTATAAGTTTGTCACCCTTGAGGATTTCGAAGCTATCCGTCAACCGTTGCTGGATGTGATGCTGGATAATGATATCAAAGGCACCTTGCTGTTAGCGAAAGAGGGCATTAACGGTACTGTGGCGGGAACTCGCAAGGCAATTGATACTCTCCTGGCCTGGTTCAAACACGATGAGCGTTTGGCCGATATTGACTACAAAGAGTCTTATGACGAAGCGATGCCATTTTATCGCACCAAGGTTAAGCTAAAGAAAGAAATCGTCACCATGGGTGTTGAAGGAATTGATCCTAAACGCGTGGTTGGCACTTATGTTAAGCCAGAAGATTGGAATGCTTTGATTTCTGACCCTGAGGTGGTGCTGGTGGATACTCGTAATGATTACGAAGTTCAAATCGGTACTTTTAAAGGCGCTCTCAATCCTAATACAGAAACCTTTCGTGAGTTTCCTGAATACGTTAAGCAAAACCTTGACCCGAATAAACATAAAAAAGTCGCCATGTTCTGTACTGGCGGTATTCGCTGTGAAAAATCCACTGCCTATTTAAAAGAGCAGGGCTTTGAAAGTGTCTTCCATTTGGAAGGTGGTATTCTTAAGTACTTAGAAGAAGTACCTAAAGATGAAACCCTATGGGAAGGGGAGTGTTTTGTATTCGATAATCGTGTTGCTGTCGATCATGATCTGAAGAAAGGCCAGTATGATCAGTGCCATGCCTGCCGTATGCCGATTACGGCAGAAGAAATGCAACATGAAAAATATGAGAAAGGCGTCAGTTGCCCTCATTGCTATGACCAGCAAACGCCTGAGCAGCGTCAGCGTTACGCAGAGCGCGAACGCCAGGTTCAACTGGCCAAAGCGCGCGGTGAAGAGCACATTGGCTCAGAGGTACTGACAGCCATTGCCAAACGCCGCCAACAAAAGAAGCGTGTCAGAGAAATGCAGAAACAAAAGGCTAAGCGCTAA
- a CDS encoding M48 family metallopeptidase, translating into MQHQPFKLTITRSKRKTLVIYVRDDGVEVRAPLKAPQNWIDEFVELKSPWILKKLKLQKQKNSERLKLEEGEPILFCGKEYRLSLSLGKNQVNVDSENLYIQVRQLEEDYIKKQFQQWLLQQAKKDFEPRVWQIASVMEVESKVNAVRFRKTKTKWGHCTAKGVLQFNPLLMMAPVPVQDYLIIHELCHLQYMNHSNHFWRLVEANCPDYRESEQWLKEHGHKVWC; encoded by the coding sequence ATGCAGCACCAACCCTTTAAGCTAACCATCACGCGCAGCAAGCGCAAAACCTTGGTCATTTATGTTCGTGATGATGGCGTCGAAGTGCGTGCGCCACTAAAAGCGCCGCAAAACTGGATCGATGAATTTGTCGAACTGAAAAGCCCCTGGATTCTTAAAAAACTCAAACTTCAGAAGCAAAAGAATAGTGAGCGCTTAAAGTTAGAAGAGGGCGAACCTATTTTGTTTTGTGGTAAAGAATATCGACTAAGCCTCTCGCTTGGTAAAAATCAGGTCAATGTCGATAGCGAAAATCTTTATATTCAGGTGCGCCAACTGGAAGAAGACTATATAAAAAAGCAATTTCAACAATGGTTACTACAGCAAGCTAAAAAAGACTTCGAACCCAGAGTCTGGCAAATCGCTTCAGTGATGGAAGTGGAGAGCAAAGTTAACGCTGTCCGTTTTCGTAAAACCAAAACCAAGTGGGGACATTGCACCGCAAAAGGCGTGTTGCAATTTAATCCGCTTTTAATGATGGCTCCAGTCCCCGTACAAGACTATTTAATCATCCACGAACTCTGCCATCTACAATATATGAATCATTCCAATCACTTCTGGCGACTGGTTGAAGCCAACTGCCCCGACTATCGAGAGTCAGAACAGTGGCTTAAAGAGCACGGGCACAAGGTCTGGTGTTGA
- a CDS encoding GIY-YIG nuclease family protein encodes MNWHLYILRCGDDTLYTGITNDLHRRFEEHQSNGPKCAKYLRGRQPLTMIFHTEFESKSEALKAEIKVKRLTREQKKLLASGKLVINEIPPKSKLKL; translated from the coding sequence ATGAACTGGCATTTATATATCTTACGTTGTGGTGACGATACCTTGTATACGGGTATCACCAATGATCTGCATCGTCGTTTTGAAGAACATCAGTCGAATGGGCCGAAATGCGCCAAGTATTTGCGTGGCCGACAACCATTGACGATGATTTTTCACACTGAGTTTGAGAGTAAATCAGAAGCGCTAAAAGCAGAGATTAAAGTCAAGCGATTGACCAGAGAGCAAAAAAAATTACTCGCTTCAGGTAAGCTGGTGATCAACGAAATCCCCCCGAAAAGTAAACTAAAACTATAA
- a CDS encoding C40 family peptidase: MNKKLSLFILIVVSSLWLAACSSTPERTISDSSRQSTQSRYEATSDKGENIALMAQSMLGKRYRYGGSTPKQGFDCSGLVYFTHTQVGDYVPRTSRDQLYASREVRIEELQPGDLLFYRINGKPSHVGIYIGNKQFVHAPSSGKTVSVTTMDNPYFKPRLIRAGRLYKE; encoded by the coding sequence ATGAACAAAAAATTATCATTATTCATTCTTATCGTGGTATCGAGCTTATGGCTTGCTGCCTGCTCTAGCACGCCTGAACGAACGATTAGCGATTCTAGCCGGCAGTCTACTCAGAGCCGTTATGAAGCAACTTCTGACAAAGGCGAAAATATCGCTTTAATGGCACAATCCATGTTGGGGAAACGCTACCGTTATGGCGGCTCAACACCAAAGCAGGGTTTTGATTGCAGTGGCCTAGTGTATTTTACCCATACTCAGGTCGGCGACTATGTTCCAAGGACATCACGTGACCAGTTGTACGCATCCCGTGAAGTAAGAATTGAAGAGTTACAACCGGGCGACTTATTGTTTTACCGTATCAATGGCAAACCGTCCCATGTGGGCATTTATATCGGCAATAAGCAGTTTGTACATGCGCCATCGAGCGGTAAAACGGTTTCCGTAACCACCATGGACAATCCTTATTTTAAACCACGCTTGATCCGTGCTGGCCGCCTCTATAAAGAATAA
- a CDS encoding serine/threonine protein kinase, whose protein sequence is MSEQSQAHPFNKLTPDFILDAIEALGFYSDGRILTLNSYENRVYQIGIEEQQPIIAKFYRPERWTQEQILEEHEFTTELAESELPVVAPLSLHSKTLFEYDGFYYALYPRKGGHAPELDDLDSLFTLGRFIGRIHALGEIKPYQFRPSLTVETFGQQSFEYLMEHAVPREYHLPYRTLAEDILKEVGKQWQAVGELDYIRTHGDCHIGNILWRDDNPHFVDFDDSRMAPAVQDLWMLLSGERPQKLSQIAEIIEGYEEFQKFPVKQLKLIEPLRTLRMFYHSAWLAKRWSDPAFQQAFPWFDSIRYWEEQILDLRSQFAELQEPALELLNV, encoded by the coding sequence ATGAGCGAGCAGTCGCAAGCACATCCTTTTAATAAGCTGACTCCAGACTTCATCCTAGATGCGATTGAAGCCTTGGGGTTTTATAGCGATGGTCGAATACTAACTCTTAACAGTTATGAAAATCGAGTCTATCAAATTGGCATTGAAGAACAGCAACCGATTATTGCTAAGTTTTATCGTCCAGAGCGATGGACGCAAGAGCAAATACTAGAAGAACATGAGTTTACCACTGAGCTGGCAGAATCTGAGTTGCCGGTTGTAGCACCACTGTCGCTGCACAGTAAAACTCTGTTTGAGTATGACGGTTTTTATTACGCGCTGTATCCGCGCAAAGGTGGTCATGCCCCCGAGCTGGACGACCTGGACAGCCTATTTACATTGGGTCGATTCATTGGTCGTATTCATGCCTTAGGTGAAATCAAACCCTATCAATTCCGCCCAAGCTTAACTGTCGAGACTTTTGGTCAACAGAGCTTTGAGTATCTGATGGAACATGCTGTACCTCGTGAGTATCATTTGCCGTATCGAACCTTGGCTGAAGATATTTTGAAGGAAGTGGGCAAGCAGTGGCAGGCAGTAGGCGAGCTTGATTATATTAGGACTCATGGCGATTGCCATATTGGTAATATATTATGGCGTGATGATAACCCTCATTTTGTGGATTTCGATGATTCGCGGATGGCGCCTGCGGTGCAAGACTTGTGGATGTTATTGTCCGGCGAGCGTCCGCAAAAGCTGTCGCAGATAGCAGAAATAATTGAGGGTTATGAAGAGTTTCAAAAGTTTCCGGTAAAGCAACTAAAATTAATCGAACCCTTACGAACTCTGCGTATGTTTTATCACAGCGCCTGGCTGGCAAAGCGCTGGAGCGATCCTGCATTTCAACAGGCTTTTCCCTGGTTTGATTCGATTCGTTATTGGGAGGAGCAGATTTTAGATCTTCGGAGTCAATTTGCCGAGCTACAAGAGCCTGCTTTAGAATTGTTAAATGTGTAG